One Desulfatitalea tepidiphila genomic region harbors:
- a CDS encoding ABC transporter substrate-binding protein, giving the protein MKKVRLLLVAGLVGMLALTIGVPAWGADTIKIGVIGPMQFVQGKGHWNGATMAAEEINARGGVKVGKKMMKIELVKADSNEFLNVTDATNAMELLMTRDKVDFVVGGFRTEAVLAMQDIAMEYQKIFIGCGAAHPELCTRVAQDYDTYKYFFRGTPFNSAFLVRTSFLHLKFVGDILKKELGLEKIKVAVVAEKAMWADPMVAATEGFLPKIGMESVGVWRPSPVATDVTAELSAIQRAGAQMIFTIFSSSVGIPFARQGGELKIPAVQVGINVEGQKDGFWEATQGMGEYILTMNTYCRGVEYNELTAPFVETFYSKFGETPTYTADTYAAIKHTLVSAIEEIGSLDADKLVKVIEASEHKTPGGLVKYMKDEQGRHLHDLTWGPGYLTSLAVQWQKGKPVGVWPNKWVAAPGAPEITYKGIQEYKIPPWVIQAYKK; this is encoded by the coding sequence ATGAAAAAGGTTAGACTTCTCTTGGTCGCAGGGCTGGTAGGGATGTTGGCCTTGACGATCGGCGTTCCGGCATGGGGCGCCGACACCATCAAGATCGGCGTCATCGGCCCGATGCAGTTTGTGCAGGGTAAAGGGCATTGGAATGGCGCCACCATGGCCGCCGAAGAGATCAATGCCAGGGGCGGAGTCAAGGTCGGCAAAAAAATGATGAAAATCGAGCTGGTCAAGGCCGACTCCAACGAGTTTCTCAACGTGACCGATGCCACCAATGCCATGGAACTGCTCATGACACGCGACAAGGTGGATTTCGTGGTCGGCGGTTTCCGCACCGAAGCGGTCTTGGCCATGCAGGATATCGCCATGGAGTATCAAAAAATCTTCATCGGCTGCGGTGCGGCCCATCCGGAATTGTGCACACGAGTGGCCCAGGATTACGACACCTACAAATACTTCTTCCGCGGCACGCCATTTAATTCCGCATTTCTGGTGCGCACCAGCTTTTTGCATTTGAAATTCGTCGGCGACATACTCAAGAAAGAGCTTGGCCTGGAGAAAATCAAGGTAGCTGTGGTGGCCGAAAAAGCCATGTGGGCCGATCCCATGGTCGCCGCCACCGAAGGTTTTCTGCCAAAAATCGGCATGGAATCGGTGGGCGTGTGGCGTCCCTCTCCAGTGGCCACCGATGTGACCGCCGAGCTTTCCGCCATTCAGCGCGCCGGCGCCCAGATGATCTTCACCATTTTCTCTTCATCGGTGGGCATCCCCTTCGCTCGCCAGGGCGGTGAGCTGAAAATCCCGGCCGTGCAGGTGGGGATCAACGTGGAAGGCCAGAAAGATGGTTTCTGGGAAGCCACCCAAGGCATGGGAGAATACATCCTTACGATGAATACCTACTGCCGCGGGGTGGAGTACAACGAACTCACCGCCCCCTTTGTCGAAACCTTCTATAGCAAGTTCGGCGAAACCCCGACCTACACGGCCGATACCTATGCAGCCATCAAACATACACTTGTTTCAGCGATCGAAGAAATCGGCAGCCTGGATGCGGACAAACTGGTCAAAGTGATCGAAGCGTCCGAGCACAAAACCCCCGGTGGGCTTGTCAAATACATGAAAGACGAGCAGGGTCGACACCTGCACGACCTGACCTGGGGGCCGGGCTACCTGACCAGTCTTGCCGTTCAATGGCAAAAGGGCAAACCGGTTGGCGTGTGGCCCAACAAGTGGGTCGCCGCTCCGGGTGCACCGGAAATCACCTACAAAGGCATCCAGGAATACAAGATTCCGCCCTGGGTCATCCAAGCCTATAAAAAATAG
- a CDS encoding universal stress protein — MKKKLLIATDGSIHSKQALTYTAAFMSGGAEWQCTVFNVQPIMSQYLVEEAKTDAAVRTSLKKMSEQYQAESMATLNKGLDILLNQGIDKTDIELVSQERVLGLAKDILEYGRQNDYDAIVTGRRGLTRAQKLFMGSVTAKLVEFSDGQTVWVVDGDITPRHFLIAVDVMAPWGRLLDRLSRLLAGMSRLHLTFYHVVQESWVEQLGTMSPETYDMAAKLARHEQEMSERFRQEATQRMIAAGIDGRHIQMLTPKKTAKIGKMIINEAEIGGYDTVVTCRSGSGRAYYSGSTSRYVADRLTDHALWIV; from the coding sequence ATGAAAAAGAAACTGCTGATCGCAACGGATGGTTCCATCCACTCAAAACAGGCCTTGACCTATACCGCGGCGTTCATGTCCGGTGGGGCCGAATGGCAATGCACCGTGTTCAACGTGCAGCCGATCATGTCCCAATACCTGGTCGAAGAGGCCAAGACCGATGCCGCGGTGCGCACCTCGCTTAAAAAGATGAGCGAGCAATACCAGGCCGAATCCATGGCAACCCTAAATAAGGGCCTTGATATCCTCCTGAATCAGGGTATCGACAAAACCGACATCGAATTGGTCAGCCAGGAAAGGGTGCTGGGATTGGCAAAGGATATTCTCGAGTATGGCCGCCAGAACGACTATGACGCCATCGTTACCGGTCGAAGGGGGCTGACGCGGGCGCAGAAACTCTTCATGGGCAGCGTGACCGCCAAGCTGGTGGAATTCAGCGACGGCCAGACGGTCTGGGTCGTTGACGGCGACATCACCCCCAGACATTTTCTGATTGCCGTGGATGTGATGGCTCCGTGGGGCCGCCTGCTCGATCGGCTCTCCAGGCTTCTGGCCGGAATGTCCCGACTTCACCTGACCTTCTACCATGTGGTGCAGGAGAGCTGGGTGGAGCAATTGGGGACGATGAGCCCTGAAACCTATGACATGGCTGCCAAATTGGCACGACATGAACAGGAGATGAGTGAACGGTTTCGTCAGGAGGCCACCCAGCGGATGATCGCGGCCGGGATCGACGGACGCCATATACAAATGCTGACGCCCAAGAAAACGGCCAAAATCGGCAAAATGATCATCAACGAGGCGGAAATCGGCGGTTACGATACAGTGGTCACCTGCCGCAGTGGCAGCGGACGGGCCTATTATTCTGGCAGCACCTCCAGATATGTGGCCGATCGACTTACCGATCATGCCCTCTGGATCGTGTGA
- a CDS encoding HAMP domain-containing methyl-accepting chemotaxis protein: MKAWKLKTQLAFGFALVLIFTGVVGLSGLVSLHNVSKVMDTYQQVNLAQTAFSDAKEQVALYFLNSHEQGRAQQAQAGEAATRQLSEITELLEVASKRPGLSEEGRQSLTALLDGYRQFHGSFVRYAEYEAVKIAEEQKAMDWLNTFGDLIKQGMFRTEDMLVAQSFLQSGTIGYFERPSASRWQQIEAYEKQLSDAMAKWFDLIENSDELREVHAKISARYDLICESLKHHYDQVIGQQEMQQKMSGAGERIGQITNGLLEKATQGLEQVQSLSLTVIGVAMFAAVLLGVVFAWLTTRSITGPIKQVTAGLQDVAEGEGDLTKRLNIAFKNEVGELANWFNVFMEKLNQMIREIAGNAGQLSQSASQLFQVSAKMSEAAENMSGRASSVAGAAEEMSTTMASVAASSEQASTSANLVAAAVEQMNASVGEIAANSEKARGVTETAVDKTSKTSERVHQLGTAAAAISKVTEVITEISEQTNLLALNATIEAARAGEAGKGFAVVANEIKELAAQTARATQDIKAKIDDIQHSTGLTVSEIGEISEVINHVNETVTIIASAVEEQAVTTRDIAGNIGQTSLGIQEVSASVAQSSAVSADIAEDIGKVNGDASEMSASSATVKLSAEELSTLSGQLNAVVGRFKF; encoded by the coding sequence ATGAAAGCTTGGAAATTGAAGACTCAACTGGCGTTCGGGTTCGCGCTGGTGCTGATTTTTACAGGAGTGGTCGGACTATCCGGGCTGGTCTCCCTGCACAATGTGTCAAAAGTCATGGATACCTATCAGCAAGTGAACCTTGCCCAAACTGCCTTCAGCGATGCCAAGGAGCAGGTGGCCCTCTATTTTTTGAACAGCCATGAGCAGGGGCGGGCCCAACAGGCTCAGGCCGGTGAAGCCGCCACCCGTCAATTGAGCGAGATCACCGAACTATTGGAGGTCGCCAGTAAGCGACCGGGCCTTTCCGAAGAGGGGCGCCAGAGTTTGACGGCCCTGCTGGATGGCTATCGTCAATTCCATGGAAGTTTCGTCCGCTACGCTGAATATGAAGCCGTCAAAATTGCCGAGGAACAAAAGGCCATGGATTGGCTGAACACATTCGGCGATCTGATCAAGCAGGGAATGTTTCGAACCGAGGATATGTTGGTGGCCCAAAGCTTTTTGCAATCCGGGACCATCGGCTATTTCGAGCGGCCCAGCGCCAGCCGTTGGCAGCAAATCGAGGCCTACGAAAAGCAGTTGAGCGATGCCATGGCCAAATGGTTCGACCTTATCGAGAACAGCGACGAGCTCCGCGAGGTCCATGCCAAGATCAGCGCCCGTTACGATCTGATCTGTGAATCGTTGAAGCATCACTATGATCAGGTCATTGGTCAGCAGGAGATGCAGCAAAAGATGAGTGGCGCGGGCGAGCGCATCGGGCAGATTACCAACGGCCTGCTGGAAAAGGCCACCCAGGGTTTGGAACAGGTCCAGTCGCTTTCGTTGACCGTCATCGGGGTTGCGATGTTTGCCGCCGTGCTGTTGGGGGTTGTGTTTGCCTGGCTGACCACACGGTCGATTACCGGTCCCATCAAACAGGTGACGGCGGGATTGCAGGACGTCGCCGAAGGCGAAGGGGACCTGACCAAGCGGCTCAACATCGCTTTTAAAAACGAGGTCGGTGAATTGGCCAACTGGTTCAATGTCTTCATGGAAAAATTGAACCAGATGATCCGGGAAATCGCCGGCAACGCCGGCCAGTTAAGCCAGTCCGCCAGTCAGTTGTTCCAGGTGTCGGCCAAAATGTCCGAAGCGGCCGAGAATATGTCCGGTCGCGCGTCATCGGTGGCGGGTGCCGCTGAAGAGATGAGCACCACCATGGCTTCGGTGGCCGCTTCGAGTGAGCAGGCCTCCACCAGTGCCAATCTGGTGGCTGCGGCCGTCGAACAGATGAATGCATCGGTCGGTGAAATTGCCGCCAATTCAGAGAAGGCCAGGGGCGTGACCGAAACGGCCGTGGACAAGACCAGCAAGACCTCGGAGCGGGTGCATCAACTGGGCACCGCGGCGGCGGCCATCAGCAAGGTCACCGAGGTGATAACCGAAATCTCCGAACAGACCAATCTGCTCGCCCTCAACGCCACCATAGAAGCGGCCCGGGCCGGCGAAGCCGGCAAGGGTTTCGCGGTTGTGGCCAATGAAATCAAGGAACTGGCTGCCCAGACCGCCAGGGCCACCCAGGACATCAAGGCCAAAATCGATGACATCCAGCATTCCACCGGTCTCACGGTGTCTGAGATCGGTGAGATTTCAGAGGTCATCAACCATGTCAACGAAACCGTGACCATCATCGCTTCGGCCGTGGAGGAGCAGGCCGTTACCACCCGGGATATCGCCGGCAATATCGGCCAGACCTCGCTCGGCATCCAGGAAGTCAGCGCCAGCGTGGCTCAAAGTTCGGCTGTCTCCGCCGACATCGCCGAAGATATCGGCAAGGTCAACGGCGATGCCAGTGAGATGTCCGCGAGCAGCGCCACCGTAAAGTTGAGCGCCGAGGAGCTGTCCACCCTATCCGGTCAACTCAATGCCGTGGTGGGGCGATTTAAATTTTAG
- a CDS encoding methyl-accepting chemotaxis protein codes for MRINLKSISSKLIIGGVCAVVLPLMVVGFLSFSKARVAMQDLSRQQAEGVAADLAKQTAMGIKSEIALAQVISGQKMIVNLLLTIDKLGYGNIHDYTYEIYADLRSQFANMSDYYQAVFVADKSGLVLTGILENGESYEGVSVSDQDYFQEALKTGRAIMSDVAPSKSNDQPIIVACAPVLNKEGDVIGAVGTEIKIRFFSDLVAARKIGQSGYGYMIDSKGLILAHPNPEHVLRLDVTTVKEMSSINQRMMAGETGVENYIFQGIRKTAAFAPVGFNGWSISATQNEEEFLAASVSIRNTNVLVAILAGLIMAVLVMLAARSIVRPINAAVAGLKDIAQGEGDLTMRLEVASRDEVGDLARWFNVFIQKLQGIIRDIASGVQTLSSSSTELSAISEQITQGIQNVSEKSNTVSAASEEMSANMNNVAAAMEQSATNTNMVASASEEMSNTIGGLATNAEKARHISDEAALKASDASANMDQLGAAARDIGNVVETITDISEQVNLLALNATIEAARAGEAGKGFAVVANEIKELAKQTAEATLEIKAKIAGIQGTTQVTVDQIGDIARVIARVNDLVVTIATSVEEQSSATKNIANNVAQASQGIQEVNENVNQSSLVSSQIAGDIAGISSAMNEMTDGSAQVNISAQDLSKLAEQLEQMVHQFKI; via the coding sequence ATGAGAATCAATTTGAAATCGATCTCTTCAAAGCTCATTATCGGAGGCGTTTGCGCCGTTGTGTTGCCTTTGATGGTCGTCGGATTTCTTTCCTTTTCCAAGGCGCGCGTGGCCATGCAGGATCTGTCGAGGCAACAGGCCGAAGGTGTCGCTGCCGATTTGGCCAAGCAGACCGCCATGGGGATCAAATCGGAGATCGCACTGGCTCAGGTGATTTCCGGCCAGAAGATGATCGTCAATCTGCTGCTTACTATCGATAAGCTGGGCTATGGCAACATTCATGACTACACCTATGAAATTTACGCGGATTTGAGAAGCCAGTTCGCCAACATGTCCGACTACTATCAGGCGGTGTTCGTGGCGGATAAATCCGGTCTGGTGCTGACCGGTATCTTGGAGAACGGCGAGAGTTACGAAGGCGTCTCCGTCTCCGACCAGGACTATTTTCAGGAGGCCTTGAAAACGGGCCGTGCGATCATGAGTGATGTCGCCCCCTCCAAAAGCAACGACCAGCCGATCATCGTGGCCTGTGCTCCGGTTCTCAATAAGGAGGGCGATGTTATCGGCGCCGTCGGTACGGAGATCAAAATCCGCTTTTTTTCGGATCTGGTTGCTGCCCGCAAAATTGGACAATCGGGTTATGGATACATGATCGACAGCAAAGGTCTCATCCTTGCCCATCCGAACCCGGAGCATGTGTTGCGTCTCGATGTGACCACCGTAAAAGAGATGTCTTCGATCAACCAACGCATGATGGCCGGTGAAACCGGTGTTGAGAATTACATTTTCCAGGGCATTCGAAAAACCGCCGCATTTGCGCCCGTGGGATTTAACGGCTGGTCGATCAGCGCCACCCAGAACGAAGAAGAGTTTCTTGCCGCCTCGGTATCCATTCGCAATACCAATGTCCTGGTTGCCATTCTGGCAGGCCTGATCATGGCGGTGCTGGTGATGCTGGCGGCTCGTAGCATCGTCCGACCGATCAATGCCGCCGTTGCCGGGCTGAAGGACATCGCCCAGGGAGAAGGTGATCTCACCATGCGGCTGGAGGTCGCCAGCAGGGACGAAGTCGGCGACCTGGCCCGGTGGTTCAACGTCTTTATCCAAAAGCTGCAAGGTATCATTCGGGACATCGCGTCGGGTGTTCAAACGCTCTCCTCTTCATCCACCGAATTGTCCGCCATATCCGAACAGATCACCCAGGGAATCCAGAACGTCTCCGAGAAGAGCAATACTGTGTCCGCGGCTTCCGAGGAGATGAGCGCCAATATGAATAATGTCGCCGCAGCCATGGAGCAGTCCGCCACCAATACCAATATGGTGGCCTCCGCATCGGAAGAGATGTCCAACACCATCGGCGGACTGGCGACGAATGCTGAAAAAGCGAGGCACATATCCGATGAGGCCGCGCTGAAGGCGTCCGACGCATCGGCCAACATGGATCAGTTGGGCGCGGCAGCCCGGGATATTGGCAACGTCGTTGAAACGATCACCGACATCTCGGAGCAGGTGAATCTGCTCGCCCTCAACGCCACCATCGAGGCGGCCCGCGCGGGCGAGGCAGGCAAGGGTTTTGCTGTTGTTGCAAACGAAATCAAGGAGCTGGCCAAACAGACGGCAGAGGCCACCCTAGAGATCAAAGCCAAGATTGCGGGCATTCAAGGCACCACCCAGGTCACGGTCGATCAAATCGGCGACATCGCCCGCGTGATTGCCCGGGTCAACGACCTGGTGGTGACCATTGCGACGTCAGTGGAAGAGCAATCCTCGGCCACCAAAAATATCGCCAACAATGTGGCCCAAGCCTCCCAAGGCATCCAGGAGGTGAATGAGAACGTCAACCAGAGCTCGCTGGTTTCATCGCAGATTGCCGGCGACATCGCCGGTATCAGCAGCGCCATGAATGAGATGACCGACGGCAGCGCCCAGGTCAATATCAGTGCCCAGGACCTTTCCAAACTGGCCGAGCAACTCGAACAAATGGTCCACCAATTCAAGATTTAG
- a CDS encoding iron-containing alcohol dehydrogenase yields the protein MSNSYRFHCPVKIVSGENSLDKLPGEFKQLGGKRILIVTDQGVAKAGLLDLIQGAVAESDLVIGAVYDRVPPDSPVSAVLEIVELYKQHDCDAILAVGGGSAIDTAKGVKIKLADDDIDLMNFKAVLRMVKPTRPLVVIPTTAGTGSEVTSAAVISDPDKGIKLSLISPSMPPNTAVIDPRMTATLPPRLTASTGMDALTHAVEACLGIQKNPISDAVAASAIRLIFNNLVEAVRNGKNLQARLGMANAATLAGIAFSNSMVTMVHAIGHSLGAVCHLPHGDAMAICLPDVLEFNLDAIGRDLGELLLPMAGATEYVQTPESQRGVRVIEKIRELRKTLHELSGLPITLKDAGVSEEKLSAVADVSPKDGAAFYNRKKFTAEDALAVLKRM from the coding sequence ATGTCGAACAGTTACAGATTCCATTGCCCGGTCAAAATCGTCTCCGGAGAGAACTCGCTGGATAAACTCCCCGGAGAGTTCAAACAACTCGGCGGCAAGCGGATCCTTATCGTCACGGATCAGGGGGTGGCCAAGGCCGGCCTGCTCGACCTGATACAGGGTGCCGTAGCCGAATCCGACCTGGTCATCGGTGCGGTTTACGATCGGGTACCCCCGGATTCACCGGTATCGGCGGTGTTGGAGATCGTTGAGCTATACAAGCAGCACGATTGTGACGCTATCCTGGCAGTGGGCGGCGGATCGGCCATCGACACGGCCAAGGGCGTCAAGATCAAACTGGCCGACGATGACATCGATTTAATGAATTTCAAGGCGGTCCTTCGGATGGTCAAACCGACCCGTCCCCTGGTCGTCATTCCCACCACAGCCGGCACAGGTTCCGAAGTGACATCGGCGGCCGTCATCTCCGACCCGGACAAAGGCATCAAGCTCTCCTTGATTTCGCCGTCGATGCCGCCCAATACCGCGGTGATCGATCCCCGTATGACCGCCACCCTGCCACCGCGGCTGACCGCATCCACCGGCATGGATGCCCTGACACACGCCGTGGAAGCTTGCCTGGGTATTCAAAAGAATCCGATCAGCGATGCGGTGGCCGCGTCGGCCATCCGTTTGATATTCAACAACCTGGTCGAAGCGGTCCGCAATGGGAAGAATCTGCAAGCCCGCCTTGGCATGGCCAATGCCGCAACTCTGGCCGGCATCGCCTTTTCCAATTCCATGGTCACCATGGTGCATGCCATCGGGCACTCCCTGGGTGCCGTGTGCCATTTGCCGCATGGCGATGCCATGGCGATTTGCCTGCCCGACGTGCTCGAATTTAATCTGGATGCCATTGGCCGAGATCTCGGTGAGCTTCTGCTGCCCATGGCCGGCGCCACCGAGTATGTCCAGACACCCGAGTCGCAGCGCGGCGTGCGGGTGATCGAAAAGATCCGGGAGCTGCGCAAGACCCTGCATGAACTTTCCGGCCTGCCGATTACATTGAAAGACGCCGGCGTGTCCGAGGAAAAACTGTCGGCCGTGGCGGATGTATCTCCCAAGGATGGGGCGGCGTTTTACAATCGCAAGAAATTCACAGCCGAGGATGCTTTGGCGGTGCTGAAGAGAATGTAG
- a CDS encoding fibronectin type III domain-containing protein, whose translation MLFLKRLGLLTLLLFLYPAIGIAREVTLAWDTNTDDNLAGYRLYARERGEAYDYRYPEWQGTANQCTVTGFDEYESYYFVVRAYDNDGNESGNSNEVYLASVLGDDSNSNSLDNDGGSSGGGGGGGGGCFISSLSGQ comes from the coding sequence ATGCTTTTTCTCAAACGTCTTGGACTCCTAACACTTCTTCTTTTTTTATATCCCGCCATTGGCATCGCTAGAGAAGTTACTCTGGCGTGGGATACCAACACAGATGATAACCTTGCCGGCTACCGATTGTATGCCCGGGAACGCGGCGAAGCCTATGACTACAGATATCCTGAATGGCAAGGCACCGCCAACCAATGCACAGTCACCGGTTTTGACGAATATGAATCCTACTACTTCGTCGTAAGGGCCTATGACAACGACGGAAACGAAAGCGGCAATTCCAACGAGGTGTACCTCGCTTCGGTATTGGGGGACGACTCGAACAGCAACAGCCTGGACAACGATGGGGGGTCATCGGGCGGCGGTGGAGGTGGGGGCGGCGGCTGCTTCATCTCATCCCTATCCGGACAATAA
- a CDS encoding HIT family protein: MRSEVDCRFCPERIKDRIVAEYQSVWAIEDRFPVSPGHHLVIPKRHASDWFAMTETECRDADHLVHLLKEKLSAADPTITGFNIGMNCGRSAGQTIFHAHIHLIPRREGDTPDPTGGVRGAIPAKMCYRIKI; this comes from the coding sequence TTGCGTTCCGAAGTCGACTGCCGCTTCTGCCCGGAACGGATTAAAGACCGGATTGTGGCGGAATACCAATCGGTCTGGGCCATCGAGGATCGATTCCCAGTCTCCCCGGGCCACCACCTGGTCATCCCCAAACGGCATGCATCCGACTGGTTCGCCATGACCGAAACGGAATGCCGGGACGCAGACCACCTGGTGCATCTTCTAAAGGAAAAACTCAGTGCCGCCGACCCCACCATAACGGGTTTCAATATCGGCATGAACTGCGGCAGATCCGCCGGGCAGACGATCTTTCACGCTCACATCCACCTCATCCCCCGTCGGGAGGGCGACACCCCGGATCCGACCGGCGGCGTCCGAGGGGCGATACCGGCCAAGATGTGCTATCGGATAAAAATATAG
- a CDS encoding TRAP transporter substrate-binding protein, whose product MKKSFQLIALSLSFLCVWGVLGSIGLATSWAGTIQLTYSNFFPPTHIQSQLAEGWCQEVARRTEGRVKVQYFAGQTLTQANQTYDSVLDGIADIGFSAFAYTRGRFPVMGAIDLPMGYPDGVTATRVANSIYEQFLPKELENTQLMYIHAHGAGLIHTRGRAVRTLEDLKGLKIRSTGISAQMVKALGATPVPMPMPESYQSLQKGVVDGSANPIETNKGWKLGEVLDYVTLAYPVAYTTSFFVVMNKAKWESIDPKDQAVIREINKEWAVKHGEAWDTSDKEGLQFFLDQGNTTVEIDPKEAARWQAAVAPMIDEYAKSLDEKGLRGTDVIAAIRQELSKK is encoded by the coding sequence ATGAAAAAGAGCTTCCAACTGATCGCCTTGAGTCTGTCTTTTCTGTGCGTCTGGGGTGTGCTTGGTTCAATCGGATTGGCCACATCCTGGGCGGGTACGATCCAATTGACCTACAGCAATTTTTTCCCCCCCACCCATATTCAGAGTCAGCTGGCCGAAGGCTGGTGCCAGGAGGTGGCGCGGCGCACGGAAGGCCGAGTGAAAGTTCAGTATTTTGCAGGCCAGACCTTGACCCAGGCCAATCAGACCTATGACAGCGTACTTGACGGCATCGCCGACATCGGCTTTTCGGCCTTTGCCTACACCCGCGGCCGTTTTCCGGTCATGGGGGCCATTGATTTGCCCATGGGGTATCCGGACGGCGTCACGGCAACGCGGGTGGCCAATTCGATCTACGAGCAATTTTTGCCCAAAGAGTTGGAAAATACCCAATTGATGTACATTCACGCGCACGGTGCGGGGCTGATTCACACCCGCGGCCGGGCGGTGCGTACGTTGGAGGATTTGAAGGGGCTCAAGATCCGCTCGACGGGCATCAGTGCCCAGATGGTCAAGGCATTGGGGGCCACGCCGGTGCCCATGCCCATGCCGGAATCATACCAGAGCCTTCAAAAGGGGGTGGTGGACGGCTCCGCCAATCCCATTGAAACCAACAAGGGCTGGAAGCTGGGCGAGGTGCTCGACTACGTGACCCTGGCCTATCCGGTGGCCTATACCACCTCGTTTTTTGTGGTGATGAACAAAGCCAAGTGGGAGAGTATAGACCCCAAGGATCAGGCGGTGATCCGGGAGATCAACAAAGAGTGGGCCGTCAAACATGGCGAAGCCTGGGATACCAGTGACAAAGAGGGGTTGCAATTCTTCCTCGATCAGGGCAATACGACCGTCGAGATCGATCCCAAGGAGGCTGCCCGTTGGCAGGCGGCCGTGGCGCCGATGATCGACGAATATGCCAAGTCTCTGGATGAAAAGGGGTTGAGAGGGACCGATGTGATCGCGGCCATTCGTCAAGAGCTGAGCAAAAAATAG
- a CDS encoding TRAP transporter small permease: protein MPNESGPGGSADHRADAFWNQRCDAMQVLGKIIDFLSDKLKICGAACLVGMSLLTCVDVIGRFFKQPVFGSVELVSFMGVLAAAAALPFTHQTRGHIGVEIFVRRMPEKRRLLVDVCTGIVSFAFFVVVTWRMVVYALSLKSSGEVSMNLELPEYLIIVAVAGCFLVLSAVIVKGVIETWSELLRK, encoded by the coding sequence ATGCCAAACGAGAGCGGTCCCGGTGGGTCGGCCGACCACCGGGCCGATGCTTTTTGGAACCAGAGGTGTGACGCCATGCAGGTTTTGGGTAAAATCATCGACTTCTTGTCCGATAAATTGAAAATCTGCGGTGCCGCCTGCCTGGTGGGAATGAGCCTGCTGACGTGCGTCGACGTCATCGGGCGTTTTTTTAAACAACCCGTTTTCGGGTCGGTGGAGCTGGTCAGTTTCATGGGGGTCCTGGCCGCCGCTGCCGCCCTTCCGTTTACCCACCAGACCCGGGGCCATATCGGGGTGGAGATCTTCGTGCGCCGCATGCCTGAAAAGCGGCGCCTGTTGGTCGATGTGTGCACCGGCATCGTAAGCTTTGCTTTCTTCGTGGTGGTGACCTGGCGCATGGTGGTCTATGCCCTGAGTTTAAAATCGTCGGGAGAGGTCTCCATGAACCTGGAGCTGCCCGAGTACCTGATCATCGTTGCCGTGGCCGGCTGTTTTCTGGTGCTTTCCGCCGTGATCGTCAAGGGAGTGATCGAAACCTGGAGTGAGTTGCTGCGTAAATGA